From Triticum urartu cultivar G1812 chromosome 2, Tu2.1, whole genome shotgun sequence, a single genomic window includes:
- the LOC125534075 gene encoding uncharacterized protein LOC125534075, with amino-acid sequence MYSFWNATRVEPGRKSVRMGDGSSRPLTSSFVRDVVRLGTGDREIPFPHEPSCADREILRDVCVALGLDETLDRITLRMLEDVLGSPGDLSIDFEANRQCAALALLCTACLFNPRVNRRDDPISPEVFVAMRDPSKMFEFDWCGYIKAVIMAGVAKMRQELTAGATTVHLQGFLMVPRIITFDAMAAGRGLEPGYPRITKYTAEDFNLLAGVDASGRSIGGHRLYGRAGLRAVHDGENADKSTNPGLPPRLNVGAPATVVVSDKVVSLSDLPGWQTEVVEYLSAIMHAHVCSVGEENMNLRNHVESCMTSVLAMIDNRNENNVNSVNEMLGCAISQVGDVKLRVIGGEICFVDSNVDARGTNVDHGGQDVPHDVKGKADVPYAAGPSTSRLVNPTLRKRLGTDLVGSFGAPSAVEHNVGNAFAPGGHIDMMPSARHLFGPFPSPDSLDLNRRNSLREGGSASNGLGNVARRLDLNLGNDVRDFINGTPIVGQVAPVDVDMSLTIGRSPYCKFAPPPARAKHLAWMVWCSPSAKCYRMTTDYSIANPIGVAVSEMEGKRRDERFYARATDSTFNDLSRVWFKHPHPSLLKMTGEEVIEEFCIDNTLAKKGLESILRLGICPLASGRLIIGLDWAFKFAYTNSCWRSEDVHAMFTQLPLGVACVLGLVVVYLDQGWSLYAFDILCRVLHIIDRNICKPGESKMKAKHLRNAGDLLDAFVKCGDTF; translated from the exons ATGTACAGTTTTTGGAATGCAACTCGGGTAGAACCTGGTAGGAAATCCGTGCGAATGGGCGATGGCAGCTCACGTCCGCTGACTTCTAGTTTTGTTAGGGATGTCGTTAGGTTGGGGACAGGTGACAGAGAGATCCCATTCCCGCACGAGCCGAGCTGTGCGGATCGGGAAATCCTGCGGGACGTGTGCGTCGCCTTGGGCCTTGACGAAACACTCGATAGGATCACGTTAAGAATGCTAGAGGACGTGCTTGGTTCACCTGGCGATTTGAGTATTGATTTCGAGGCCAACAGGCAGTGTGCTGCTCTAGCACTTCTCTGTACTGCATGCTTGTTCAACCCAAGAGTTAATCGCAGAGATGATCCAATAAGCCCAGAGGTGTTTGTTGCTATGCGTGATCCATCCAAGATGTTCGAGTTTGATTGGTGTGGGTACATAAAGGCTGTTATCATGGCTGGTGTGGCTAAAATGCGCCAAGAGCTGACTGCCGGTGCAACGACGGTTCACTTGCAGGGGTTCCTGATGGTCCCTCGG ATCATCACGTTTGACGCGATGGCTGCCGGGCGGGGGCTGGAACCAGGATACCCCCGCATAACGAAGTACACGGCCGAAGACTTCAATCTACTAGCTGGTGTCGACGCTTCTGGACGAAGTATTGGAGGGCACAGGCTGTACGGGAGGGCCGGG CTGAGGGCTGTCCATGATGGGGAAAATGCTGACAAATCGACAAACCCCGGGTTGCCTCCCAGGCTCAATGTTGGTGCTCCTGCCACTGTCGTCGTGTCTGATAAGGTCGTTTCCTTGTCTGATTTACCGGGGTGGCAAACTGAG GTGGTAGAGTATCTGAGTGCAATCATGCATGCACATGTGTGCTCTGTTGGTGAGGAGAATATGAATTTGAGGAACCACGTTGAGTCTTGTATGACTAGTGTGCTTGCGATGATCGACAATCGTAATGAAAACAATGTCAATTCAGTCAATGAGATGCTCGGTTGTGCAATTTCACAAGTTGGAGATGTCAAGTTGCGTGTCATTGGTGGTGAGATTTGCTTCGTTGATAGCAATGTTGACGCGAGGGGCACCAATGTTGATCATG GCGGTCAGGATGTTCCTCATGATGTTAAAGGGAAAGCGGATGTGCCTTACGCAGCAG GGCCATCCACTAGTAGGCTCGTGAACCCAACTCTTCGGAAGCGACTTGGCACGGACTTAGTGGGCAGCTTTGGTGCTCCCTCTG CTGTGGAGCACAATGTTGGGAATGCTTTTGCTCCTGGTGGGCACATTGATATGATGCCTAGTGCACGACACCTCTTTGGACCATTCCCAAGCCCAGATAGCCTTGACTTGAATCGACGGAACTCGCTAAGAGAAGGTGGTTCAGCCAGCAATGGACTTG GGAATGTTGCTAGGCGTCTTGATTTAAATTTGGGGAATGATGTTCGGGACTTCATAAACGGGACACCAATTGTTGGGCAAGTCGCCCCGGTGGATGTTGACATGAGCCTAACAATTGGTCGTTCCCCCTACTGCAAATTTGCACCCCCGCC AGCTCGCGCAAAGCACCTTGCTTGGATGGTTTGGTGCAGCCCGTCAGCTAAATGCTACAGGATGACCACAGACTACTCGATTGCAAACCCAATTGGAGTAGCTGTTTCTGAGATGGAGGGGAAGAGAAGGGATGAGCGTTTCTATGCAAGGGCCACGGATTCGACGTTCAATGATCTTTCTAG GGTGTGGTTCAAGCATCCGCATCCATCTCTACTGAAAATGACTGGGGAGGAAGTGATAGAAGAGTTCTGTATAGATAATACACTTGCAAAGAAGGGGTTGGAATCAATCCTGCGTTTGGGGATCTGTCCCCTGGCATCAGGAAGACTAATCATTGGACTGGATTGGGCG TTCAAATTTGCATACACAAACTCGTGCTGGAGGAGTGAGGACGTCCATGCTATGTTTACTCAGCTACCACTAGGGGTGGCCTGTGTCCTG GGGCTGGTCGTTGTTTACCTGGATCAGGGGTGGAGTCTCTACGCTTTTGACATCCTTTGCAGGGTCCTCCATATCATTGATCGAAACATTTGCAAGCCAGGGGAGAGCAAGATGAAAGCTAAACACCTGCGAAATGCAGGGGACCTACTTGATGCATTTGTGAAGTGTGGTGACACGTTCTAG